In Solanum stenotomum isolate F172 unplaced genomic scaffold, ASM1918654v1 scaffold3345, whole genome shotgun sequence, the DNA window AATGCAGACACAGCAGCAGGTGAGTTGGCAGCCGCTCTTGGAGCTGAAAAGCTACTCTTGTTGACAGATGTGGCTGGAATTCTGGAAGACCGTAATGATCCTGGGAGTTTGGTGAAGCAGATTGACATAAAAGGAGTGAAGAAGATGACAGATGATGGCAAGATTGCCGGTGGTATGATCCCCAAGGTGAATTGTTGTGTGAGGTCTTTGGCTCAAGGGGTGAAGACTGCAAGTATTATCGATGGAAGGCTGCAACATTCCTTACTTCTTGAGATTCTcactgatgaaggtgctggaacAATGATCACTGGCTAGATAAAAACTATTGTGAGTTGATCaactattttattaagtttCCAATGGTTTAGCAAGATAAGCTTTCTCAAAGCTCTAGAACCTTAATGGTTCTCTCTTATCAATATGTTGTCACTCTGCTACAAAATTTTGGTAGACAGACTGAAACTTAACTTTTGTCTGGCTTTCTGTTGTATTCTGTATGATAATGGTCCCATCCTAATGGTTTTTCTTGTATGAATAAAGATCAAGTGGGTATTACTAGCACAGTCACTTTGTGAAAATTTTCCAATTCCTGATAAATGTGAAAACTGATGTTTGAATGTATATACTCTTCCTGAAGGCattattttcttcaacattCCACTCAGATAGGACTTTCAATGGAACTGCAGAACTAGACATGCTTAGGATTGATGGTGAACTTAGCCCTCTTGGAGCATATTTACTAATCCTTTTCTCTTCAGCTTTGGATGACTTAATTCTTCCTGGTGTGTACAATGATACAGGCCAAACTACTTTAGAAAGTTTGGAACATCTAACTAGTTTGAGGATTGTTAGAAATGAAGATATCCGGGACTAGGTAGGAGTGACTTCAATGGAGGACAAGATGCGAGAGGcaagactgagatggtttggacatgtgaagaggagatgcCCGGAGGTGTGAGAGGTCGATTATGGATGGTTTCATTTACATGCGAGGTAGAAGTAGATCGAATAAGTAATGGGGAGGGATGATTAGGCATGATATGACACAACTTCAACTTTTTGTTTAACTTTCTTAAAAACACAATATCTTTGTCTTCTTATGAGTAGTTCtcatgtttatgtttattagAATACATAAATGAGTCGTAAATGAGTTGAGGTTGTGGTTTGTAACAAGTTGTTTCGTAAATGAGTCGAGGTGCACCCAAGCTGGCATATGAACACCCAAGCAGTAACAAACTATCTTACTTAGTAttcctctgtctcaatttatatgatttactttcctttttagtcagttcaaaaaagaatgtcacatctctatattaagtaacaatttaactttaaaatatctattttacccttaatgaaatgatttttagtcacacaaatttctatcattcattttagaccacaaattttaaaactctttttttttcttaaactctgtgccgAGTCAAACaatctcacataaaatgggacggagtgAGTACCTCTTTGAACCAAACAAGAAACAAATAGTTTTTCCTTCCCAAATCCCCTACAATATACTTTCTCCATCACATATCTTCCATTCAACTTTCCCTTCTCCTTTTCACTGTCTTCCTTCTCCTATATCACAACAAAGCATTAGGTGTAAGACACTAAAAAAGATTAACCTAAATGGTTAAAATTCAACATTTAAATACTTTGATAAGAagctttgattcattttgttTTCACATTAATACCATTTGTTTATCTTTCTTttcctctattttttatttcaacttaCTAATATGGATTTGTGCCGGAAAGTCCTATTTTAATAAAGGATAAACCAAGTCCACACCAAAGGCGCCTCCATATCCGAGACTGATTAAAGATGAAAGAATACTTATCATTTCCACCACAACAAATATACCTTATGTTTACTGTTTAgttcatatactttttttttactttgcaaATTTTACTTTGAAGCATATTTTCTCTTTCCATCAATACCAAAttcgatttaaaaaaaaaggtttattGATTTTAACCTAAGTTACTAAATTCAATCGAATATGCACtattagaaacaaaaaaatttctcaccataaattaattaaaaattttgcaCTATAGAACGTGATTTCTTAATCACGAAAAGTTAGAAAGACTTAGACTAAGTCAACGCATACAATTCCTATTCGCCAAAAAGTAAGAAGTAAGAAGACTTGAAAGGCTCCAAAATTTGCACAATTAATTTCTACCAAAAACTTTGTCCACATTAACTCCTGTCAATTTAAAGATATCCAActgtaaaatttttaaaacttatttatttttttaattttcttttttacaaatttatgCTACTAGATAGTGAATGTAGTGTTTTTTATTaatgggaaaaaggataaatataccttCAAACTATCGTAAATAGTATGCatataccctccgtcatacttttgggacattgatgcccctgtcatccaaaaactagagcatatatgcccttcataaaaaaaatcaagttggATGAATACACTTggtagaaatatttaaaaacatatgtaTTTTATAGATGAGATttgtatgtattattatttttttagtggcACCTCTTCAATTATTTACTTCAATATTAAACAATAGTCTGTTTAGAAGGAAAAATGTAGctattttagaagaaaaatttCGGTTACACTATTTTATCAATcataacttttcaaattcttccGTTATGAGATTCATGATAATGATTTAAAGCAATATTAATGTActcatttatcaagaaaataataatttaattattaaaggaCTTCAAATTCTACTACTATGTAgataaaatatttctatttgattagaaatttaatttagtAGAGAGACAatatggtaattcaacttttcactttgaaacttatcacttttaataatatatgatgatatgatagtAACATAAAAATCCTTATTGTGAATAAGTCCAAGCAAAGGGGCTAGGCTAACGAAAATAAGAGGTAAAGAAAACAAAGTATTCTATGATCATCACAAAGTTTATAATACACCCTATAagatgatattacaaatgaggatgcttaaataatgaaaaaatcataaacatcaagaaGAAGGTTGAGTTATCTTACCTCAAACATCCTTATTATATACAGTGacggagccagaattttcaataaggcggttcaaaatctgaaaaaatagacacaGGAAGTAGACGAAGGgagttcaacatctactatatatatctaaaaaattattttaaccatgtataaatgatataattttcCGCCGAAGATAAATTACTCCGCCCCTGATTATATATGtatgaattaaaaaagataatttattcGTCTTTTAGACGAGTACCTCAAAATTGACAGGACTGAATAATTTCCAAGTCTCCTATGTAACGCGTCTTTTACTTAAATGCCATGAGTTGACTTGTCCTACAGTAGCTCAAGTCTTTGGATCCTTCCAAGTTGTTATTATAAACTGAATTGTGTATCAATTTTGTGAcaaatcaaagtaaaaaaaaaaagagaagaaaagctAAAATCTATGGCTGTTTTGCTATGGTTATTAATATTATCTGCATTTCATGCGGTAGCACTAGCACAACAAAGGCAGTTCAATATAACTCTTGGCTCTTCTCTAACACCTACTACCAATTCATCATGGTTTTCGCCGTCCAGGCGCTTTGCCTTTGGGTTTTATGAACAAAACAATGGCTATGCTGTTGGAATCTTAATTGCCGGTATGCCTAAGAAGACAGCAGTGTGGACAGCAAATAGGAACAGTCCTGTTGTCCCGAGCAATGCTGTCTTGCTCTTAACTAATGATGGAAGGCTCATTGTACAAGTAGGAGACCAAGAAATCACTGTCGTAAATCTCTCTGGTCAAGTCATTGCTTCAGCTTCCATGCTGGATACTGGCAACTTTGTGCTCTATAATTCTGATCACAGTATCATATGGCGAAGTTTTGACAATCCAACAAACACCCTTTTACCAGGTCAGCATATATCAGCTAGACAAGAGCTGTTCTCGAGTGCCTCGGAAGCAGATGACTCATTAGGGATTTTCCGTCTCAAAATGCAAGATGATGGGAACCTCGTTCAGTACCCTGTCAATACACCAGATAGTGCCCCATATTCTTACTACTCAACAGGCACTAATGGAGTAGGGAATAATGTTACACTGAATCTTGATGATGACGGCCTCCTCTACTTGCTCAATTCCACTAATAGTCTAAGAAATCTAACCAGAGGAGGCTACCCTAGAGAAAGGACCATTATCTATATGCTGAAAATTGATGCTGATGGTATACTTAGAGTTTATTCACATTCTCTGAACCAACAGAACAGCTCCGTGATATGGTCATCAACAGATGATAGGTGTAATCCAAAAGGCCTTTGTGGGCTTAATGGTTTTTGCACCAATATAGATGATCAAGCTAAATGTTTGTGTCTTCCGGGATTTGATTTTGTAATGCCAGGAAATTGGAGCGCAGGCTGTGAAAGGAATTTCACCGCAGAAACCTGTCGGTTAAAGGAGAGCACTTCCAAATACTATGCCATGAGAACAGTTGAAAACACAGGATGGGAAGATAGTACTTATGTTGTTTTGGCCGGAACGACCAAGGAAGATTGTGAACAAGCCTGTCTACAGGATTGTAACTGTGAGGCTGCTCTGTTCAAAGACAGAGAATGTAGAAAGCAAAGGCTGCCTCTGAGGTATGGAAGGAGAGACTTGGGTAATTCTAATTTAGTATTGGTCAAGGTGGGCACTAATTTCATACCCAACGAAGGGGTGCCTTATCAGACGATTGAAGAAACAAAAGGCAAAAAGCTAAGGATAGACATCCTAATTGCCGGCATTACATTGGCTGTTTTTGCTTTGTTGGTGTTAGGCATCTCCGGATTCCTCATTCACAGAAATCATATCTGGACTTACAGAAAAATCCAGGAGAGTAGAAGTGTTCAGTTATGTGAGGATGTTGCTCCACGAGCATTTTCCTATGCAGAACTAGAGCAGGCAACCAGTGGTTTCAAAGAAGCGTTAGGGAGGGGAGCATTTGGAACAGTATTTAAAGGAATTTTGGCAGAAGACCAGAAAGTGATAGCTGTTAAGAGACTAGACAAAGAATTAGTAGAAGGGGAAACAGAGTtccaaactgaaataaaaatCATTGGAAGGACACATCACCGAAATCTCGTCCGCCTCCTTGGTTATTGCCTGGAGGGATCAATAAGGCTTCTGGTGTATGAGTACATGACCAATGGGTCACTTGCGGACATACTTTTTACACCAGAAAAACAGCCCACGTGGGAGGAAAGGTGTGGCTTTGCTCGAGATATTGCAAGGGGCCTCCTATATTTGCATGACGAGTGTGACACACAAATTATCCATTGTGATATAAAGCCTCAGAACATACTCATGGATGATCAATACTGTGCAAAAATATCTGACTTTGGAATGGCCAAGCTCTTAAAGAAAGACCAAACAAGAACCTACACAGGGATAAGAGGGACCAGAGGCTATGTTGCACCAGAATGGCACCGGAAACTGCCAGTGACAGTGAAAGCAGACGTTTACAGTTTTGGTGTCGTCCTATTGGAATTGATCTGTAGGCGGAAGTGTGTTGATATGAGCCTTGATGAAAATGAGTCAATTCTTGAATACTGGGTCTACGATTGCTTTGGTGCAGGAGAGCTAGATAAACTAGTTGGGGACGAGGAGGTTGATAGAAGACAATTCGAGAGAATGGTGAAAATAAGCATCTGGTGCATTCAAGACGAACCATCACTTCGCCCTTCAATGAAGAAAGTTCTACTGATGCTGGAAGGGACAGTAGAAATTCCAGTGCCTCCTAGTCCTACTTCTTTTTTAAGTGCCATATAGTTTTGAACTTCTTCACTTTATGGTTTTTGTActtcaagtttcaagtattCCAACTTCCCATAGAGAGCTGACTACTTTATCATCCATACTTGagctaaataaaatatagttcTATCAAATTTCTACATCATTCTGTGCCTCTTGTAGCCACCAGTTAACAGAACTACATGGATTTATCTTCTGCTGTAGTGAACAAAGGCTTATGTTCCCATTTTGAGTGTTGTCCATATTAGCACTCCTCTTCAAATTTATAGTACAATGAAACTATATTTTGTAAATACTAATTGAGGACACTTATGGGTTTCTCCATCGTGGAAGCAAATCTGCAACAATCACGAGTCATGTCACCGATAGTCGGGAGTCCTCACAAAGCAGATGAACTCCTTTGTCTATAGTCTAGATAGCCTTTACAGATGGAGAGAGTGTTCTCTTCTGGcccttctttaaaaaaataaatgttggaAGTAATTTAGTGAACCGATTAAAATAAGGTGCTTAAGTCCACctttaaataaaagaaacatattacaaaataaataagactGCGTAGATCAAGGGTAGAACTCATCACTGTTAAACATGCCTTCTTTTTTCCCTGTACCTGCATAGCAGGGTGTGTTTGTGAGtgcgtgtgtgtgtgtgttgagTTAACAATGTATCTGGAGGAGtgaggatcaccaacacatttatcagctaatatttatttatttagtttgaaGCAAAAACAACAGAATATAACACATCGCGAGGTCTCTAACAGAGGTAAAACTATAACAAAAACACTAGAAGTCTTGAAATAAAACAAAGCAAACGTTGATACAGCCATCAAGAAATCAGCATTAGAACGCATGAAGTTCAGAAGTTTCCACCACGAAGCCTGAGGACAAGATGAAGAGTAGACTCTTTGTGGATATTGTAGTCTGCAAGGGTGCGGCCATCCTCAAGCTGCTTACCAGCAAAGATGAGCCTCTGTTGATCTGGTGGAATCCCTCGTTGTCCTGTATCTTCGCTTTCACATTGTCAATAGTATCAGAGCTCTCCACCTCCATTGTGATTGTCCTC includes these proteins:
- the LOC125852301 gene encoding G-type lectin S-receptor-like serine/threonine-protein kinase LECRK3, giving the protein MAVLLWLLILSAFHAVALAQQRQFNITLGSSLTPTTNSSWFSPSRRFAFGFYEQNNGYAVGILIAGMPKKTAVWTANRNSPVVPSNAVLLLTNDGRLIVQVGDQEITVVNLSGQVIASASMLDTGNFVLYNSDHSIIWRSFDNPTNTLLPGQHISARQELFSSASEADDSLGIFRLKMQDDGNLVQYPVNTPDSAPYSYYSTGTNGVGNNVTLNLDDDGLLYLLNSTNSLRNLTRGGYPRERTIIYMLKIDADGILRVYSHSLNQQNSSVIWSSTDDRCNPKGLCGLNGFCTNIDDQAKCLCLPGFDFVMPGNWSAGCERNFTAETCRLKESTSKYYAMRTVENTGWEDSTYVVLAGTTKEDCEQACLQDCNCEAALFKDRECRKQRLPLRYGRRDLGNSNLVLVKVGTNFIPNEGVPYQTIEETKGKKLRIDILIAGITLAVFALLVLGISGFLIHRNHIWTYRKIQESRSVQLCEDVAPRAFSYAELEQATSGFKEALGRGAFGTVFKGILAEDQKVIAVKRLDKELVEGETEFQTEIKIIGRTHHRNLVRLLGYCLEGSIRLLVYEYMTNGSLADILFTPEKQPTWEERCGFARDIARGLLYLHDECDTQIIHCDIKPQNILMDDQYCAKISDFGMAKLLKKDQTRTYTGIRGTRGYVAPEWHRKLPVTVKADVYSFGVVLLELICRRKCVDMSLDENESILEYWVYDCFGAGELDKLVGDEEVDRRQFERMVKISIWCIQDEPSLRPSMKKVLLMLEGTVEIPVPPSPTSFLSAI